The genomic DNA CCGGAAGTGTGGTGCGAAAGCGTTCGAGCGCCTCCTCTTTTTCACGCCATCCCAGCTCGCCGTGGAACACCGCGGGCTCGATGCCGATCTGTTGCAGCGCTTCGACGATCGTGTCCTGGGTGGATCGGAACTGCGTGAACACGATGCACTTCTTGGGCTGCAGCGACTGGATGCGGCGAATCAGCGAGCGCACCTTGGTCTGCTGCTGCTGAACCGCCGCCGCGCGCGCCGCCAGGGCGCGCAGACGCTTGGAGTCGAGGCCGTCGGGGTTGCGCGCCAGCTTCTCGAGTGTTGCCGCCGCCGCCGACCACGACGAGCCCATTTCCTTCTGCAACACCACCAGCGTGAAGTAGTGCGCGCGGCCGGGACCGTGTGCGTCGGCGCGTACCGACTCGGCGATGAAATCGCTGACCTGCCGATAGAGTTTGCTCTCTTCGGCGTTCTGCGTGACCGCGAGCGTCTCGACCTTCCGAGGCGGGAACGCGATGTCGGTGTCCACGCGCCGCGTGCGGATCATGACGTTCTGCAACAGCGTGCGCAGCTTGGGGGTGTTGCGGGGCGCGCGCCGATCGTGGCCGCTCAGGAAGTCGCGACGGAACTGGGAGAACGTGCCGACGGTCCCGGGGCGCACCAGCGTCGCCAGATTGAACAGCTCGCGCATGTCGTTCTGGACCGGCGTCGCCGTGAGCAGCAGCAGGTAGCGGGGATTCAGGTCGTTGATGAACTTCCAACCCAGCGTCTGATGATTCCGCAGGCGATGCGCCTCGTCGACGATCACGAGGTCGTAGTTCGCTCCGCGCACGCGGCGGCGATGGCGCTCGTGACGCGCCGTCTCGAGCGAGGAGATCACCAGCGGATGCCTCCCCCACTGCCCCGACGGGCCGCGCGAGACCACGAAGTCGAGCTCGAACTTCTCCCACAATTCCGCGCACCACTGCTCGCACAGCGAAGCCGGAACCAGCACCAGCGCGGTGCGAACCGCGCCTCTCAGCAGGTACTCCTTGAGGATGATGCCGGCCTCGATGGTCTTGCCGAGCCCCACCTCGTCGGCGAGGATCGCGCGACCATTCAGCTCGCGCATCGCCTTGAGGCACGCCTTGATCTGATGCGGAAAGCGCTCGACGCCGCGCAGCGAATCGAGCGAGATCAGCCGATCCGGCACCGCCCATCCCGCCCAGTGCTCGGCGGCCAGCCGCAGATCGAAGTGCGCAGAACTCACGACGCGCCCGGCTCGCCAGCGCTCGAGCAGGCGATCGCCCTGCGGGTGCCAGATGCGATGAGTGCCGGGGCCGCGCGAGTCCGCGAGCGTCGGCGGTCCGGGCTCGCCGGAGTCCTCGGCTGCTTCGTTGTCCCAGTCGTCGGGCGCGGTCGCGGTCGACTCGGAGGCCGCGAGACTGCCGTTCACGTCGAGGATGTCCCAGGCACGCGCGGCCGACAGCCGCCGCAGCTGGCCGTCGAATACCACCTCGAGCACTTCGCGGCCGCGATCGGTGTGGACCTCGACCACCAGTCCTTCGCCGAACTGCGGGTGGCGCAGTCGCTGCCCGATCAGGTAGCGCGGCGTGGTTACGTCCACAGGTCGAACTCCTGACCCTTCTCGGGAATGTGCACCTGGGTCGGAAGGTGCTCCTTCAATCGTGCGGCCAGCGCCTCGGCGGCCTCGAGCTCGCCATGGACCAGAAAGATGTTGCGAGGGGTCGGCTTGATCGCCGTCACCCACGCCACCAGCTCGTTCTGATCGGCGTGCGCGCTGAAGCCATCGAGCGCCGCGACCTCGGCGTGCACCTGAATCGGCTCACCGAACACGTTGACCTTCTCCACGCCGTCCTTGATTCGCCGCCCCAGCGTGCCCTGGGCCTGAAATCCGACGAACAGCACGGTGTTGCGCGGGTTGCCGAGCCCGTGCAGCAGGTGATGGAG from Candidatus Eisenbacteria bacterium includes the following:
- a CDS encoding DEAD/DEAH box helicase, which codes for MDVTTPRYLIGQRLRHPQFGEGLVVEVHTDRGREVLEVVFDGQLRRLSAARAWDILDVNGSLAASESTATAPDDWDNEAAEDSGEPGPPTLADSRGPGTHRIWHPQGDRLLERWRAGRVVSSAHFDLRLAAEHWAGWAVPDRLISLDSLRGVERFPHQIKACLKAMRELNGRAILADEVGLGKTIEAGIILKEYLLRGAVRTALVLVPASLCEQWCAELWEKFELDFVVSRGPSGQWGRHPLVISSLETARHERHRRRVRGANYDLVIVDEAHRLRNHQTLGWKFINDLNPRYLLLLTATPVQNDMRELFNLATLVRPGTVGTFSQFRRDFLSGHDRRAPRNTPKLRTLLQNVMIRTRRVDTDIAFPPRKVETLAVTQNAEESKLYRQVSDFIAESVRADAHGPGRAHYFTLVVLQKEMGSSWSAAAATLEKLARNPDGLDSKRLRALAARAAAVQQQQTKVRSLIRRIQSLQPKKCIVFTQFRSTQDTIVEALQQIGIEPAVFHGELGWREKEEALERFRTTLPVLVSTEAGGEGRNLQFCQIVINYDLPWNPMRVEQRIGRVHRLGQQHPVRVINMVARGTIEAYVLEILDRKIKMFELVVGEIEEILGTWQMQGSFEDEIFKRWTESVDPRVRKKRFAELAQNLQYAQREYLEYKERQDLLFPSSGKENNG